One Gemmatimonadales bacterium DNA window includes the following coding sequences:
- a CDS encoding GNAT family protein, which produces MRLELPVAGAVLRPWERGDAVSLVRHADSRAVWINLGDRFPHPYRRADADRWIEAVTGQDPAVHFAIVVNGEAVGGIGLELQADIWKRTAVVGFWLGQAHWGRGIATAALQAVTEHAFGAFDLCRMQAYVFEHNAASMRVLEKAGYVREARLRKAATKDGRTFDLLVYALVR; this is translated from the coding sequence ATGCGCCTCGAGCTCCCGGTCGCCGGCGCGGTGCTGCGCCCGTGGGAACGCGGCGACGCCGTGTCCCTCGTGCGGCACGCGGACAGCCGCGCGGTGTGGATCAACCTGGGCGACCGGTTCCCCCATCCGTACCGGCGGGCGGACGCCGACCGGTGGATCGAGGCCGTCACCGGGCAGGACCCGGCCGTGCACTTCGCGATCGTCGTGAACGGCGAGGCCGTCGGCGGCATCGGGCTGGAGCTGCAGGCGGACATCTGGAAGCGCACGGCCGTGGTCGGCTTCTGGCTGGGCCAGGCGCACTGGGGCCGCGGCATCGCCACGGCGGCGCTCCAGGCGGTGACGGAGCACGCGTTCGGCGCGTTCGACCTGTGCCGGATGCAGGCCTACGTGTTCGAGCACAACGCCGCCTCGATGCGGGTGCTCGAGAAGGCCGGGTACGTGCGCGAGGCGCGGCTCCGCAAGGCCGCCACGAAGGACGGCCGGACGTTCGACCTGCTGGTGTACGCGCTGGTCAGGTGA
- a CDS encoding CocE/NonD family hydrolase, with the protein MRSRAWWAAAALAAAVPALLAAQQPAAAAAPAAPQVSQPAYRVWIDFNQRVKMRDGVELSADVYRPDTAGRFPVVLSRTPYTKTGSLRAGRDWASRGYVFVAMDVRGRGDSDGEWVPYRNDGRDGYDAVEWCAAQPWSTGKVGTIGGSYNGRIQWFTAVLQPPHLAAMIAMVTPSDPFVEWPTGLPLPMDISWYHFTAGHLLQNMDAVDWSAVQRHLPMLTMDSAAGRPNPYWREEVRHAQLSDWWEPVRYQNKYDRVEVPVLHISGWYDDEQVGTPLNYIGMTTRGPAAVRARQHLLMGPWPHAINSTAKLGAVDFGPTGQIDLTAVQLRWFDYWLKGVDNGVMAEPPVRIFVMGTNAWVSENEWPMARTQWTRYYLHSGGRAASAAGDGALSTAVPAREPPDAWTDDPANPVTFITEPSFAQIGGPDDYRQVEQRPDVLVYTSDSLTRDLEVCGPIRARLFASSDGRDTDFMVKLLDVWPDGYVERLIDGMVRARFRDGMDRPSPIEPGRIYGYDVDVWNTCQTFRPGHRIRVEVASTAFPKYDVNPNTGETLGQTTTSRVARQAVFHDREHASYVMLPVVPN; encoded by the coding sequence ATGAGATCGCGTGCATGGTGGGCGGCGGCCGCGCTGGCGGCGGCCGTCCCGGCGCTGCTGGCGGCTCAGCAGCCGGCGGCGGCCGCGGCGCCGGCGGCGCCCCAGGTGTCGCAGCCGGCGTACCGGGTGTGGATCGACTTCAACCAGCGCGTGAAGATGCGGGACGGCGTCGAGCTGTCGGCCGACGTCTACCGGCCGGACACGGCGGGGCGGTTCCCGGTCGTGCTGTCGCGCACGCCCTACACCAAGACCGGCTCGCTCCGGGCGGGTCGCGACTGGGCCTCGCGCGGCTACGTCTTCGTCGCGATGGACGTGCGCGGCCGGGGCGACTCGGACGGCGAGTGGGTGCCCTACCGCAACGACGGGCGCGACGGCTACGACGCCGTCGAGTGGTGCGCGGCCCAGCCCTGGTCCACCGGCAAGGTCGGGACGATCGGCGGCTCGTACAACGGGCGCATCCAGTGGTTCACGGCGGTGCTCCAGCCGCCGCACCTGGCGGCGATGATCGCGATGGTGACGCCGTCCGATCCGTTCGTGGAGTGGCCCACCGGCCTGCCGCTGCCGATGGACATCAGCTGGTACCACTTCACGGCCGGCCACCTGCTGCAGAACATGGACGCGGTGGACTGGTCGGCGGTGCAGCGGCACCTGCCGATGCTCACGATGGACTCGGCCGCCGGGCGGCCGAACCCGTACTGGCGCGAGGAGGTGCGGCACGCGCAGCTGAGCGACTGGTGGGAGCCGGTGCGGTATCAGAACAAGTACGACCGGGTCGAGGTGCCGGTGCTCCACATCTCGGGGTGGTACGACGACGAGCAGGTGGGGACGCCGCTCAACTACATCGGGATGACGACCCGCGGACCGGCGGCCGTGCGCGCGCGCCAGCACCTGCTGATGGGGCCCTGGCCGCACGCCATCAACTCGACCGCGAAGCTGGGCGCGGTGGACTTCGGGCCCACCGGCCAGATCGACCTGACCGCGGTCCAGCTGCGGTGGTTCGACTACTGGCTCAAGGGCGTGGACAACGGCGTGATGGCCGAGCCGCCGGTGCGGATCTTCGTGATGGGCACGAACGCGTGGGTGAGCGAGAACGAGTGGCCGATGGCGCGCACCCAATGGACCCGGTACTACCTCCACAGTGGCGGTCGCGCGGCGAGCGCGGCGGGCGACGGGGCGTTGTCGACGGCCGTTCCCGCCCGCGAGCCGCCCGACGCCTGGACCGACGACCCCGCGAACCCGGTCACCTTCATCACCGAGCCCTCGTTCGCGCAGATCGGCGGACCGGACGACTACCGCCAGGTCGAGCAGCGGCCCGACGTGCTGGTGTATACCAGCGACTCGCTCACCCGGGACCTCGAGGTGTGCGGGCCGATCCGGGCGCGGCTGTTCGCCTCCTCCGACGGACGGGACACCGATTTCATGGTGAAGCTGCTCGACGTGTGGCCCGACGGCTACGTCGAGCGCCTGATCGACGGGATGGTGCGGGCCCGGTTCCGCGACGGGATGGACCGGCCCTCGCCGATCGAGCCGGGCCGGATCTACGGCTACGACGTGGACGTGTGGAACACCTGCCAGACCTTCCGCCCGGGCCACCGCATCCGGGTGGAGGTGGCGTCCACCGCGTTCCCCAAGTACGACGTGAACCCGAACACCGGGGAGACGCTGGGCCAGACGACGACGAGCCGGGTGGCCCGTCAGGCCGTCTTCCACGACCGGGAGCACGCGAGCTACGTCATGCTGCCGGTGGTGCCGAACTGA
- a CDS encoding M1 family metallopeptidase, whose protein sequence is MSRLAALCTIGLVLAAARLPAQVADTSPFRPVSLPTPNPYRSAGGSPGHAYWQNRADYALEAVLDTARQEVRGTGRLTYQNNSPDALDFLWLQLDQNIFARTSINALTAPPPLIFGGTPFIMASQGFVGGLVLTRLEANGKPLPHYLWDTMMRVDLPEPLPPGGAITLDLAWSFPIPVYGAGRMGRDGSLYEIAQWYPRMAVYDDVHGWNTLPYIGAGEFYLEYGDFDVRLTVPSGFIVASTGTLENPDEVLTAAERDRLARARADSQPVQVVTEPEAGHAELTRPAGAAPGGTLTWRFRASHVRDVAWAAAPSFRWDAVSWHGILVQTYYRPSAALWAAEGIVMARHAIAYNSQLWATYPYPQASTVEGPIDGMEYPMLTFVPAEKTREGLYWVLMHEFGHEWFPMMVGSDERRYPWMDEGFNTFIDLYNAADYFKGTAYGDSVVDMPLHAYGANARPGDEQPLITAPVEVRDLYWTAYQKPALMLRLLREEVLGREAFDPAFREYIRRWTFRHPQPADFFRTVENVSGRNLDWFWRDWVFTTARLDQAVDSVTGTPGRGRSAGSAGRGSNMRGEAPATLPAATGSRVYLSNRREMVMPAELKLTYDDGTSEVVRLPVEIWNLGSRFTYAVPANGKRVVGAELDPRRVYPDVDRGNNVWPRGK, encoded by the coding sequence ATGAGCCGCTTGGCCGCGCTGTGCACGATCGGGCTGGTGCTGGCTGCCGCACGCCTCCCCGCCCAGGTCGCCGACACGTCTCCCTTTCGGCCGGTGAGCCTGCCGACCCCGAACCCGTACCGGTCGGCCGGCGGCAGCCCGGGCCACGCCTACTGGCAGAACCGCGCGGACTACGCGCTCGAGGCCGTCCTCGACACGGCCAGGCAGGAAGTGCGCGGCACGGGCCGGCTGACCTACCAGAACAACTCGCCCGACGCGCTGGACTTCCTCTGGCTCCAGCTCGACCAGAACATCTTCGCCAGGACCAGCATCAACGCGCTGACCGCGCCGCCGCCGCTCATCTTCGGGGGGACGCCGTTCATCATGGCGAGCCAGGGCTTCGTGGGCGGGCTCGTGCTCACGCGCCTGGAGGCCAACGGCAAGCCGCTGCCCCACTACCTCTGGGACACGATGATGCGGGTGGACCTGCCCGAGCCGCTGCCGCCCGGCGGCGCCATCACGCTGGACCTGGCGTGGTCGTTCCCGATCCCGGTCTACGGCGCGGGCCGGATGGGCCGCGACGGCTCGCTGTACGAGATCGCGCAGTGGTACCCGCGCATGGCCGTGTACGACGACGTCCACGGCTGGAACACCCTGCCCTACATCGGCGCCGGCGAGTTCTACCTCGAGTACGGCGACTTCGACGTCCGGCTGACGGTGCCGAGCGGCTTCATCGTCGCCTCGACCGGCACGCTCGAGAACCCGGACGAGGTGCTCACGGCCGCCGAGCGCGACCGGCTGGCGCGGGCGCGGGCGGACAGTCAGCCGGTGCAGGTCGTGACCGAGCCCGAGGCGGGCCATGCCGAGCTGACGCGCCCGGCGGGCGCGGCCCCGGGCGGGACGCTCACCTGGCGCTTCCGCGCCAGCCACGTGCGCGACGTCGCCTGGGCCGCCGCGCCCAGCTTCCGCTGGGACGCCGTCAGCTGGCACGGGATCCTGGTGCAGACCTACTACCGGCCGTCGGCGGCGCTGTGGGCGGCCGAGGGCATCGTGATGGCCCGCCACGCGATCGCCTACAACTCCCAGCTCTGGGCGACGTACCCCTACCCGCAGGCCAGCACCGTGGAAGGCCCGATCGACGGGATGGAGTACCCGATGCTGACGTTCGTGCCGGCCGAGAAGACGCGGGAGGGGTTGTACTGGGTCCTGATGCACGAGTTCGGGCACGAGTGGTTCCCGATGATGGTCGGGAGCGACGAGCGCCGCTATCCATGGATGGACGAGGGGTTCAACACCTTCATCGACCTGTACAACGCGGCGGACTACTTCAAGGGCACGGCGTACGGCGATTCCGTGGTCGACATGCCGCTGCACGCCTACGGCGCCAACGCGCGTCCGGGCGACGAGCAGCCGCTCATCACCGCCCCGGTGGAGGTGCGCGACCTCTACTGGACCGCCTATCAGAAGCCCGCGCTGATGCTGCGCCTGCTCCGGGAGGAGGTGCTGGGCCGCGAGGCCTTCGACCCCGCGTTCCGCGAGTACATCCGGCGCTGGACGTTCCGTCACCCCCAGCCCGCGGACTTCTTCCGCACCGTCGAGAACGTGAGCGGCCGCAACCTCGACTGGTTCTGGCGCGACTGGGTGTTCACCACCGCGCGGCTGGACCAGGCCGTGGACTCGGTGACCGGGACCCCGGGCCGGGGACGCTCGGCGGGGAGCGCGGGCCGCGGCTCGAACATGCGGGGCGAGGCACCGGCGACGCTGCCCGCCGCCACCGGATCCCGCGTCTACCTCAGCAACCGGCGGGAGATGGTGATGCCCGCCGAGCTGAAGCTCACCTACGACGACGGCACCAGCGAGGTCGTGCGCCTGCCGGTGGAGATCTGGAATCTGGGGAGCCGGTTCACGTACGCGGTGCCCGCGAACGGCAAGCGGGTCGTCGGGGCCGAGCTGGATCCGCGGCGGGTCTACCCGGACGTGGATCGGGGAAACAACGTCTGGCCGAGGGGCAAGTAG